From the genome of Ectobacillus sp. JY-23, one region includes:
- a CDS encoding FAD-binding oxidoreductase: protein MKNYIVIGGGILGASAAYHLAKEGVSVILIDRQDPGQATAVAAGIICPWLSQRRNQAWYQLVKKGAAYYEPLIQELAHWGEMDTSYKKVGALSLHTDADKLEKIEERARKRLEDAPEIGRVTRLSSEETGAKFSVLAPEYAAVHVSGGARVNGRALRDALIRAAQKAGASVLYGSATLLYDKQHIRGVKVGEETLDADEVLVTAGAWANEVLAPLGVNFLVSHQKAQIAHLQLEETSTGEWPVVMPPNNQYLLAFENGQIVAGATHEDHPNWDLRVTVGGVNEVIGKAVAVAPGLSNATLTEVKVGFRPFTPGFLPVIGRMPGYNGLLIANGLGASGLTMGPYLGWQLAKIALHQPVDIDLSLYDVVHAIEFPEL from the coding sequence ATGAAAAATTATATTGTGATTGGCGGCGGTATTTTAGGCGCTTCCGCCGCTTATCATCTTGCAAAAGAAGGCGTCTCTGTCATATTAATTGACCGACAAGACCCCGGACAAGCAACTGCAGTTGCAGCTGGCATCATTTGTCCTTGGTTGTCACAGCGTCGTAATCAAGCTTGGTATCAACTTGTTAAAAAGGGAGCTGCTTATTACGAACCGCTTATACAAGAGCTTGCACATTGGGGTGAGATGGATACAAGCTATAAAAAGGTCGGTGCACTCAGTTTACACACAGATGCAGATAAATTAGAAAAGATAGAAGAGCGTGCTCGTAAACGTTTAGAAGACGCACCGGAGATAGGAAGGGTTACAAGGCTGTCGTCCGAAGAAACAGGCGCGAAGTTTTCAGTATTGGCACCCGAATATGCTGCTGTTCACGTAAGCGGCGGCGCACGTGTGAATGGACGTGCTTTAAGAGATGCACTAATAAGGGCTGCTCAAAAAGCAGGTGCTTCCGTCCTGTACGGCAGCGCAACATTGCTTTATGATAAACAACATATAAGGGGCGTCAAGGTAGGAGAAGAAACGCTTGATGCTGACGAGGTGTTGGTAACGGCAGGTGCCTGGGCAAACGAAGTATTGGCCCCCCTTGGAGTAAATTTTCTTGTTTCGCACCAAAAAGCGCAAATTGCACATCTTCAGTTAGAAGAGACTAGCACAGGAGAATGGCCTGTTGTGATGCCACCAAATAATCAATATTTACTGGCTTTTGAGAATGGACAAATAGTGGCGGGTGCTACCCATGAGGATCATCCCAACTGGGATTTGCGTGTCACGGTAGGTGGTGTGAATGAAGTAATTGGTAAAGCAGTTGCGGTTGCACCGGGACTTTCTAATGCAACACTTACTGAAGTTAAGGTCGGCTTCAGACCGTTCACACCTGGATTTTTACCTGTAATCGGACGTATGCCAGGCTACAACGGATTATTAATTGCAAATGGGTTAGGTGCTTCTGGTTTAACAATGGGCCCTTATCTCGGCTGGCAGCTCGCCAAGATTGCTTTACATCAACCAGTGGACATTGATCTTAGTTTGTATGATGTAGTGCATGCGATTGAATTCCCTGAATTGTAA
- a CDS encoding nucleoside deaminase, with amino-acid sequence MNHLYFLERACQLAEVNIGQGGGPFGAIIVKDDVIIAEAGNSVTRNNDPTAHAEVQVIRKACEVLGHFQLTDCILYTSCEPCPMCFGAIYWARPKAVYYACNKIDAASIGFDDAFIYQELEKPYQERKIYFQHLHVDEGQRAFQAWTCSSHKIQY; translated from the coding sequence ATGAACCATCTTTATTTTTTAGAGCGTGCATGTCAATTAGCTGAAGTTAATATTGGACAAGGTGGTGGTCCGTTTGGAGCCATCATTGTCAAAGATGATGTAATCATAGCTGAAGCTGGAAACAGTGTAACTAGAAATAATGACCCTACAGCTCATGCTGAAGTACAAGTAATTCGAAAAGCATGCGAAGTCCTAGGTCATTTTCAACTTACTGATTGTATATTGTACACCAGCTGTGAGCCTTGTCCTATGTGCTTTGGTGCGATTTATTGGGCAAGGCCAAAAGCGGTTTACTATGCATGCAACAAGATCGATGCGGCAAGCATTGGCTTTGATGATGCGTTCATCTATCAAGAGTTGGAAAAGCCATATCAGGAACGGAAAATCTATTTTCAACATCTCCATGTAGATGAAGGGCAGCGCGCATTTCAAGCATGGACCTGTAGCTCACACAAAATTCAGTATTGA
- the htpG gene encoding molecular chaperone HtpG, translated as MEKKQFQAESKRLLEMMINSIYSQKEIFLRELISNASDAIDKMYYKALTDESITFDQSQYYIKVTPNKEDRTLTITDTGIGMTKEELETNLGIIAKSGSLAFKTENESKDGHDIIGQFGVGFYSAFMVADVVTVITKAFDSDQAYKWESEGADGYTIEPCEKETRGTEIILKIKENMEEETYDEYLEEYRLRAIIKKYSDFIRYPIKMDVSETKPKEGSEGEFESVQEEKTINSMVPIWRKNKSELTTEDYENFYAEKRYGFDKPLKHVHISVDGAVRYNAILFIPEQMPFDYYTKEFEKGLELYSSGVLIMEKCSDLLPDYFSFVKGMVDSEDLSLNISREILQHDRQLKLIAKNIKSKIKTQLQTLLRDDREKYETFYKSFGRQLKYGVYSDFGANKDTLQDLLLFYSSKEKKMVTLDEYVSRMPESQKYIYYASGESNERIEKMPQTEAVAEAGYEILYFTDEVDEFAIKMLMTYKEKEFKSVSSGDLGIETNEQNEDVTEEQKALFDSMKELLAGKVKDVRASKRLKTHPVCFSTEGEVTIEMEKILKAMPHNENVQAEKVLEINVNHEVFQSLQDAFTQDKEKLQLYTSLLYHQALLIEGLPIEDPIEFTNKICKVMV; from the coding sequence ATGGAAAAAAAGCAATTTCAAGCTGAATCTAAACGCTTATTAGAAATGATGATTAACTCCATTTATTCTCAAAAAGAGATTTTCCTGCGCGAGTTGATTTCCAACGCAAGCGATGCCATCGATAAAATGTACTATAAAGCTTTAACAGATGAAAGCATCACATTCGACCAAAGTCAATACTACATAAAAGTAACACCAAACAAAGAAGACCGTACACTTACTATTACGGATACAGGGATCGGAATGACAAAGGAAGAACTGGAAACGAACCTTGGTATCATAGCGAAAAGCGGTTCTCTTGCCTTCAAAACAGAAAATGAAAGCAAAGATGGTCATGATATCATCGGTCAATTCGGCGTTGGCTTCTATTCAGCCTTTATGGTCGCAGATGTGGTGACAGTGATTACAAAAGCATTTGACAGCGATCAAGCATACAAGTGGGAGTCAGAGGGAGCAGACGGTTATACAATTGAACCATGCGAAAAAGAAACTAGAGGTACAGAAATCATTTTAAAAATCAAAGAAAATATGGAAGAAGAAACATATGATGAGTATCTAGAAGAATATCGCCTGCGTGCCATCATTAAGAAATACTCTGATTTTATCCGTTATCCAATTAAGATGGATGTTAGTGAAACAAAGCCAAAAGAGGGTAGCGAAGGTGAATTTGAAAGTGTACAAGAAGAGAAAACCATCAACAGCATGGTACCAATTTGGCGCAAAAACAAAAGCGAGCTCACAACAGAAGATTACGAGAACTTTTATGCAGAAAAGCGTTATGGCTTTGATAAACCACTAAAGCACGTCCATATCAGCGTAGATGGTGCAGTTCGCTACAATGCAATTTTGTTTATTCCAGAACAAATGCCGTTTGACTATTACACAAAAGAGTTTGAAAAAGGTCTTGAATTGTATTCTAGTGGCGTTTTAATTATGGAGAAATGCTCAGACTTGCTTCCAGACTACTTTAGTTTCGTAAAAGGTATGGTTGATTCTGAAGATTTATCGTTGAATATTTCAAGGGAGATTCTACAGCATGATCGTCAATTGAAGCTCATCGCAAAAAATATCAAAAGCAAAATTAAAACACAACTTCAGACATTACTCCGTGACGATAGAGAGAAGTATGAAACATTCTACAAATCGTTTGGTCGTCAATTGAAGTATGGCGTATACAGTGATTTCGGTGCTAACAAAGACACCTTACAGGATCTATTATTGTTCTATTCTTCTAAAGAGAAAAAGATGGTTACCCTTGACGAATATGTATCGCGTATGCCAGAAAGTCAAAAATACATCTACTATGCATCTGGTGAAAGCAATGAACGTATTGAGAAAATGCCACAAACGGAAGCTGTTGCAGAAGCCGGGTATGAAATTTTGTACTTTACAGATGAAGTGGACGAATTTGCGATTAAAATGCTCATGACGTATAAAGAGAAGGAATTCAAATCTGTTTCTAGTGGCGATTTAGGAATTGAAACAAATGAGCAAAACGAAGACGTAACAGAAGAGCAAAAAGCGCTGTTTGACTCTATGAAAGAATTGCTTGCCGGCAAGGTCAAAGACGTTCGGGCATCAAAGCGTTTAAAAACACATCCAGTCTGCTTCTCTACAGAAGGAGAAGTTACAATTGAGATGGAAAAAATCTTAAAAGCAATGCCGCATAACGAAAACGTTCAAGCAGAGAAGGTTTTGGAAATCAACGTGAATCACGAAGTATTCCAATCGCTACAAGATGCATTTACACAGGATAAAGAAAAGCTACAATTATATACGAGCTTACTATATCATCAGGCATTACTTATTGAAGGCTTACCGATTGAAGACCCAATAGAGTTTACGAATAAGATTTGTAAAGTGATGGTGTAA
- a CDS encoding arsenic transporter: MDIHMMISVFVFLITTAVIFWRPKGINEAWPAAIGAGIVLLAGVVSHADILDIIHKIGGASITIIATIVMAVILESFGFFHWSAARLAQLAKGSGYKLYWYIQLLCFLMTLLFNNDGSILITTPILILLLKNLQLKPHQQIPYLLTGALIATASSAPIGVSNIVNLIALEIVNMSLYMHTAMMFIPSSLGLVFMSWLMYVIVKKKLPKQLPDSVYDVEQIFFTKDFHPLKGQVSVETKSQRTKFMIKILLFVFIIRCSLFVASFLAIPIEVVAVLGSLILLVWRWYQLRTNPIDILKKTPWHILIFAFSMYVLIYGLHNAGLTAFLLQICEPVVKQGLFEASFIMGGLVSILSNFFNNHPALLIGTITLTEMNLDPVTLKTMYLASIIGSDVGSLLLPIGTLASLIWMHILRQNNIKVTWKDYLSVSLIVIPVSVIVTLFLLYNWIHIIFS; the protein is encoded by the coding sequence ATGGATATTCACATGATGATCTCAGTGTTCGTATTCTTGATCACGACTGCAGTAATTTTTTGGAGGCCGAAAGGGATTAACGAAGCATGGCCGGCAGCAATTGGCGCGGGAATAGTATTGTTGGCAGGTGTTGTATCGCATGCTGATATCTTGGATATTATCCATAAGATTGGCGGAGCCTCAATTACCATTATTGCAACAATCGTCATGGCTGTCATACTAGAAAGTTTCGGTTTTTTTCATTGGTCAGCTGCGCGACTGGCACAGCTAGCTAAAGGTTCAGGTTATAAACTATATTGGTACATTCAACTATTATGTTTTTTGATGACCCTGTTATTTAACAATGATGGTAGTATTCTTATTACGACTCCTATTTTAATCTTACTTCTCAAAAATCTGCAGCTAAAGCCTCACCAACAAATTCCCTACCTATTAACTGGTGCATTAATTGCTACAGCGTCAAGTGCTCCTATTGGCGTAAGTAATATCGTTAACTTAATAGCATTGGAAATTGTTAATATGTCTCTTTATATGCATACTGCGATGATGTTTATACCTTCATCATTGGGTCTGGTGTTTATGTCTTGGCTAATGTATGTAATAGTAAAGAAAAAACTACCCAAACAATTACCAGATTCAGTGTATGACGTGGAACAAATATTTTTTACGAAGGACTTTCATCCTTTAAAAGGGCAAGTATCCGTTGAGACAAAAAGTCAACGTACAAAATTTATGATAAAAATCTTACTATTTGTTTTTATCATACGTTGTTCACTCTTTGTTGCATCGTTCCTGGCCATCCCGATTGAGGTTGTTGCGGTGTTGGGATCACTGATTTTGCTTGTATGGAGATGGTATCAATTACGCACCAATCCGATTGATATACTAAAGAAAACACCTTGGCATATCCTAATCTTCGCTTTTTCTATGTATGTACTTATTTATGGCCTTCACAATGCAGGATTGACAGCATTTCTTTTACAAATATGTGAACCAGTCGTTAAACAAGGTTTATTTGAAGCAAGCTTTATCATGGGTGGCTTAGTGTCCATATTATCCAACTTTTTCAACAACCATCCAGCTTTATTAATTGGAACCATCACATTAACAGAAATGAATTTGGACCCTGTCACTTTAAAGACTATGTATTTAGCGAGCATCATCGGTAGCGATGTAGGGTCATTATTGCTACCTATCGGAACGTTAGCTTCTTTAATTTGGATGCATATTTTAAGACAAAACAACATCAAAGTTACATGGAAGGATTACTTAAGTGTATCGTTAATTGTCATTCCAGTGTCGGTGATAGTGACTTTATTCTTGTTATATAATTGGATACACATAATCTTTTCGTGA
- a CDS encoding DUF2642 domain-containing protein, with protein MSVASLCGKQVDVVISGNTSFQGVLIEVGRDILVLFDGQRFIYIPLLHVHRINLSPLVKEGLSSPSEISLAKGIESISYRTILNNAKGLFVEVYVTGNISLHGYVISVRNDYFIFYSPVYKTILISFHHLKWLIPYNFKTPPYTLSNEKFPVIPSQLSFLRSFEEQLKKWEGELVVFDMGADPMKIGLVKKVSDTVIELVTANGQTVFLKISHIKAAHLP; from the coding sequence TTGAGTGTTGCATCGTTATGTGGAAAGCAAGTTGATGTTGTAATATCAGGGAACACTTCTTTTCAAGGGGTACTTATTGAAGTTGGTAGAGATATTCTGGTACTGTTTGATGGACAGAGGTTTATATATATTCCTCTATTACATGTTCATCGGATAAATCTGAGTCCGCTAGTAAAGGAAGGTCTAAGCAGTCCTAGCGAAATATCATTAGCTAAAGGGATAGAATCTATCTCCTACCGTACAATTTTGAATAATGCAAAAGGACTTTTTGTTGAAGTTTATGTTACAGGTAATATCTCATTACATGGATACGTTATCAGTGTTCGCAATGATTATTTTATCTTTTACTCTCCCGTCTATAAAACGATATTGATTTCATTTCACCATCTAAAATGGCTTATTCCATATAACTTTAAAACTCCCCCGTATACTTTGAGTAATGAAAAATTTCCTGTAATTCCCTCTCAGCTCTCATTTCTTCGTTCCTTTGAAGAACAGTTAAAGAAGTGGGAAGGAGAACTTGTAGTGTTTGATATGGGGGCAGATCCTATGAAAATAGGATTGGTTAAAAAAGTGAGCGATACAGTCATTGAGCTTGTAACAGCGAACGGTCAAACCGTATTTTTAAAAATCTCTCATATTAAAGCTGCGCATTTACCTTAA
- the recQ gene encoding DNA helicase RecQ — protein MLAKAKQYLQQYFGYESFRNGQEEIITRVLSGYNTAGIMPTGGGKSICYQIPALVLPGITLVISPLISLMKDQVDALEQVGISATYLNSSLSMKETRERMHDIQHGIYKMLYIAPERLESSAFLEQLKELPVSLVAVDEAHCISQWGHDFRPSYLRIQHLLTQFPKQPTVLALTATATPQVREDICEVLGIVSESAIVTGFARMNLSFKIVKGQNRLAYVKRYIETNKNEASIIYAATRKEVDHVYEFLQKQGIRAGRYHAGMSDGERARQQDLFLQDDIAVMVATNAFGMGIDKSNVRSVLHYQLPKNMESYYQEAGRAGRDGLDSECILLFSPHDIQVQRYLIEQSHHKEQKKQELHKLRQMKDYCYTEGCLQSFILQYFGENDPKPCGRCSNCVDARTSVDVTRDAQMVLSCMIRMGERFGKTIISQVLTGSSNKKVLELGFDKLTTYGIMKDRAAKDVADLIDFLTSEQYIGVTDGQYPVLFVSNEGKEVLLGKTQVLRKEQVRIVQVSTDDALFEMLRGLRKEIADEEGVPPFVIFSDQTLRDMAAKLPQTTEEILSVKGVGQQKQERYGKRFIAIIDRYVTENGVMPSSQRVVTKEKKEASHLVSYALYKQGYTLRDIAQERNLSLLTIENHILQCAEEGKEVQWEHFLSQEQEATIRKVIIELGGEKLKPLKEALPEDVSYFAIKTVLVKMRLNQ, from the coding sequence TTGCTTGCAAAAGCGAAACAATATTTACAACAGTACTTTGGTTACGAATCGTTTCGGAACGGACAAGAGGAAATCATTACACGTGTATTATCAGGTTATAACACGGCTGGGATTATGCCAACTGGTGGGGGAAAGTCCATTTGCTATCAAATTCCCGCGCTTGTTCTCCCTGGTATTACCCTCGTCATATCACCGCTTATTTCTCTCATGAAAGATCAAGTCGATGCTCTCGAACAAGTTGGTATCTCTGCCACATATTTAAACAGTAGCTTGTCGATGAAGGAGACAAGGGAGCGTATGCATGATATACAGCATGGTATATATAAAATGTTGTATATTGCACCGGAACGACTGGAATCTTCTGCTTTTCTAGAGCAATTAAAAGAGCTCCCCGTTTCACTGGTCGCAGTTGATGAAGCTCATTGTATCTCACAGTGGGGGCACGATTTTCGACCTAGTTATTTACGAATCCAGCATTTGTTAACACAATTTCCAAAACAGCCGACGGTTTTAGCACTGACAGCAACTGCAACCCCGCAGGTACGAGAGGATATTTGTGAGGTTTTGGGCATCGTTTCTGAGAGTGCAATTGTAACTGGATTTGCTCGGATGAATCTCTCTTTTAAAATTGTAAAGGGGCAAAATCGCTTAGCGTATGTGAAGAGATATATAGAAACAAATAAAAATGAAGCAAGCATCATTTACGCCGCTACTCGTAAAGAAGTAGATCATGTATATGAATTTTTACAAAAGCAGGGTATACGTGCGGGACGTTATCATGCTGGGATGAGCGATGGCGAAAGAGCAAGGCAACAGGATTTGTTTCTGCAAGATGATATTGCTGTAATGGTGGCAACAAATGCCTTTGGAATGGGGATTGACAAATCAAATGTGCGGAGTGTTCTTCATTATCAACTCCCTAAAAATATGGAGAGCTACTACCAGGAGGCGGGGCGTGCCGGACGTGACGGTCTAGATAGTGAGTGCATTTTGTTGTTTTCACCGCATGATATACAAGTACAGCGCTATCTCATTGAACAATCTCATCATAAAGAGCAGAAAAAACAGGAGCTTCATAAGCTGCGTCAGATGAAGGATTATTGTTATACAGAAGGATGCTTGCAGAGCTTTATTCTTCAATACTTTGGAGAAAATGACCCGAAGCCGTGCGGACGTTGCAGCAATTGTGTTGATGCACGTACTAGCGTAGATGTGACACGCGATGCACAAATGGTACTTTCCTGTATGATTCGAATGGGAGAAAGGTTTGGTAAAACTATAATTAGTCAAGTTCTTACCGGCTCATCTAATAAAAAGGTGCTCGAATTAGGTTTTGATAAGCTGACTACATATGGCATTATGAAAGACCGTGCAGCAAAGGATGTAGCTGATTTGATTGATTTTCTTACATCCGAGCAATATATTGGCGTTACAGATGGGCAATATCCGGTTTTATTTGTGAGTAATGAAGGAAAAGAAGTATTACTTGGAAAAACACAAGTACTACGAAAGGAACAAGTGCGAATTGTACAAGTTTCTACTGATGATGCTTTATTTGAAATGCTGCGCGGACTACGTAAGGAAATTGCCGATGAAGAAGGTGTACCACCGTTCGTTATTTTCTCTGATCAGACACTTCGTGATATGGCAGCAAAACTACCACAAACGACTGAAGAAATCCTCAGTGTAAAAGGCGTCGGTCAGCAAAAGCAAGAGCGCTACGGGAAGCGTTTTATAGCTATTATTGATAGGTATGTGACTGAAAATGGCGTAATGCCGTCCAGCCAAAGGGTTGTAACGAAGGAAAAGAAAGAAGCTTCACATCTTGTAAGTTATGCGTTATACAAGCAAGGCTACACTTTACGAGATATTGCCCAAGAACGAAATTTATCCTTGCTTACAATTGAAAATCACATCTTGCAATGTGCGGAGGAAGGAAAAGAAGTACAGTGGGAACATTTTCTTTCACAGGAGCAGGAAGCAACAATACGAAAAGTAATCATAGAACTGGGCGGCGAGAAATTAAAACCGCTGAAAGAAGCATTACCTGAAGATGTAAGTTACTTTGCTATTAAAACTGTTCTAGTGAAAATGCGATTGAATCAATAA